The DNA segment ACTTTCCGGTTGCGCACAGGAATCTCGATGACAGCGATATCGCTGCCCCGGTAATCGGATAGGCGCAAGGTGACCGGATCGCCGAGGGTGAGATCATCGAGGGTGGCGAATTCCTGCCCTTGGCGGACGATGACGCCGGGGCCATAGGGATAGTAGGCCTCTCGTCCCTGCTCATCGGTGATCCGCACGCCGTTGGCCTCGATGGAGGACAGCCGGCCCTGGCGAATCTTGCTTTCGTTGGGAATGGCGCCAGGGTCGGCCACCGGCAGGTCAGCCGTGACCGTGGTGATCCGATCGCCGGCAGCCTCAACACGCAGGTAGGCGCCGCCGGGGATGTCGGCCATCTTCCGTTCCTCACCGCTGATCCAGATGTGGGCCCCCGGGCTCAGTTGCCCTTGCTGGAGCCGGCCCCAGGGATCGAGGATGACGATCTGGCCGGTCTGCGGTTCATAGTTCATCAGGTTGCCTTCGAAGCTCCGGCTGCCGGGCAGGATTTTCAGCAGGTAGGCGCCGCTGATCTGCCCATTGATGGCGGGCAATGTGTACAGTTCGCCCTGATCGCCAGGCGCCAGCGCGTATCCGTCTTTGGCGCCATCCTTCCAGACGGCGATGCCTTCTCCCCAGGGGTTGTCAGTCGTGGCCCCGTTGATCTCCAGGGCCACCTTCTCCCCTCCCGGGCCCACGAGGTGGATCCGGCGGGCGCTGGCGCCGCCCGGCGCCGGATCGGTGTCATCGATATCATTGACACTGACGGGAAGGATGGCGCGATTCTGCGCCGGCAAGGCTTTCTTCAACCCGTTGACCAGGACGAAGGCGCCTTCGGCCCGGGTGACCGGCTGTTTCGGCAGGAACACCATCTGGCCCTTTTGCATGCGGCCGTTGATCAACCCTTCCCGCAAGGCCGACTCTATGTATGGGACGGAGTCGGCGTTCAAAAGGTTCCAGTCGGCATAGGCGTAGGTGTTGACGGGGCCCTCTTTGATGGGAGAGAGTTGCAGGGCTTTTGCCACCCACAGGGTCAGTTCTTCCCGTGTGACCGGGTCATCCCAGGTCCCCGTCAGCGGCCTCGCCGGATTGCCGAAGAGCCCTTTCGCCTGGGCGACGTCAATGATCCGCCGTCCCCATACCGACCAGGTGTCGCCGGTCAAGGGGCGTTTCCCCGGCGTCTGCAGGTCCGGCATCCAGCCGGTCAACTGGGCGATGCCCAGCAAGGCGTCCCGTTTGGAAAGCGGCGCGTCGGGGTTGGCCTTGCCCTGGCTGTCGGCGACGAGAAGTCCGTGAAGACCGGCCATGAAGAGGGGCTCCTCGGCCCAATGACCGGCCGTATCGGTGAAGGTCCCGTTTTGGATCAGGTTCTGGGCGTAGGGAACGCCGGCGATCTGGTTGGGCAGCACCGCCTGGGCCGCCGCCGCCGGTGCTGCCATGAGCAGCGTTGTCGGCAGCGGCGTCAGCAGCAAGGCCGCGCTTACGCACAGGGCGTGAATTTTACGTGTTTCTTTCCTCATGAATGAATTGCACCTCTTTTTTATCGCGCCGTGGTGCGCTTGGGTTAGTCGGCGAAGACGGCGTAGTAACCGGCGCGGTTTACGGCGGCCGACACCGCAACCGGATCGACGAAAGCTTCCACCCGGGTCCATGTGCGGCTCATGCCGTCATAGTAGTAGAGGCTGGGCATTTTCCCGGCCGGCGGCGCCTGGTAGTTGAGTGTCAATGAGAGGGCCTGGTTGAAATAAGCCGGCGCGAAGGCGTCCTTGTCTTTTTCATAGATCAGTTGGATTTCATAGACTTTGGAGATGGGTCTGCGGAAACGGTTGCTCAGCAAGGCCCGTTCCGCCTGCTCGGCCGGCGCCGGTCCCACCTGGACGGTGCCCTGGCTGTCGGTCATGTTGCCGGCGTTGTACCGGATCGCCAAGGGCGGGATCAGCACTTTCCATTCGCCGCTGTCAAGGAGCACCGGATTGGCGTAGCCTTGCGCGTCAGGCGTAAAGGAGACGGCTTTTGTCTTGGCAGCCCCCATGGCGCCGCTCCGCAGGTCATAGTACTTTTCAACCTTCTTGCGCAGGATCAGTTTGGCCCCTTGGGGGGTGGTCACGATCTCGCTATCGGACTGTCCAAAACCGTCAAAGCCGCCTTCATCGGTCGTGGTGGCCGAGACCTCTTCCGAGTAGGGCCCGGCGCCGAGCGATGAAATGGCGCGCACACGGAACCAGTACTTGGTCTTCGGGATCAGCCCTTTTACGAGGGAGTACAGCTGATCGCCTTGCTTGTGATCGGTCGAGATATTTTCATAGAGGCGGTAGTTCCCCCGCTCCCCTTCGGACACTTCCACTTCATAGGCCTTGGCCATGTTGACGGCCGGCCAGGAGACGCGGATGGTGTCTTTGCTGACGGCTTTGGCGATGATGACTGGCGCTTCTTCCGGCAGGCCTTCATCTTTGTAGTAGGTGAATCCGTTCGTCAAGGTGTGGGAATTGCCATCGGGGTTGGTGACGGTGACATCGACGACAGCTTTGGTGGTATCGCCCGAGATGGCCGGGCCGGGCGGCGTCTTGACGCGGATGACGCTGTCTTCGGCGGAGAGGACCGTCGCGGCCGCCGTGCCGAAGGTCACTTTTGCGCCGGTGACAAAGCCCCTTCCGTTGATAACCACCTCGGTGCCGCCTGAGACAGGACCGGCGTTGGGCTTGATCGATTCAATCAGCGGCATCGTGGTGTAGGTGAACTTTTGGTACAGATGCCCTTCCGAACCATCGGGGTTGATGACCGTGATGTCCACCTTGCCCACCTCATGGGGCGGGATCAGGATGGAGAGCTCTTTCGGGGTGACGTTGGTGACGGTCGCTTCCACCGTGCCGAAGAGCACCCGCGGCGTTCCGCCTTCTTGGACGAAGCCTTTGGAGTTGGCATTGATTGCGGCGGTGATCACCGCCGGCAGGTTGCCGTCGGTGGGGGCGCGGTCCGGCGTGATGCCCACCAGGTCCAGGCCGCCCTTGGGTTTGGTGTAGATAAAGGGCTCGGCGGCGACGCCGCTGGTGCAGTCGAGGCGGTTGACGGCCATCACTTGCACGGGGAATTCATTCTTGTCCCGCCAGGCCGCATCGGTCGGCCAGGGATAGGCGGGCAGGACGACCTCCCACTCCCATTGGTCCGTCGAACTGTTTCCCGGCGTGATCAGGCGCACCGGTTCGTTGCTCAGGTCTTTGTTCGGATCGGCTGGGTAGTTGATGGCTGTGTTGGCGTTGTTGGGCATCACCCGGATGCCGCCGAAGACGAAGTAGGGCCACTGTTCTTTTTTGTTCCAATCGATGAGCAGGTTCGTCATCTTGATGCGCACCGGTGTGCCGCCGATGGCGGAGCCGCTGGCCGGTTCGATCGAGTTGATGACCGGTCCCTGTTCGTCGTTGAACATGCGGAATTTTCCGCTCCAGACTTTTTCTTGACCGTCCGGGTTGAAGATATGGATTTGAATCCGGTTGTTCGGGTCATTGGCGTCATAATAGTTGAAGAGTTTGCTTAACAGCGGAACGGTGACGCGGTACACACCGCGACGGGTCGTCGAGTCATAGGTGACCACTTGGATGCCTGTGCCGGCGACGGCGTTGCCGTTGGCGTCTTCCCCGATGCGCGTTTTGGTCACGTCATAGGGACCAGTGCCGGCGGGGCGGTTGCTCTCGCCGAAGCGGACGATGAATCCGGTTCCGTCGTAAACAAGGTCGGTGGCGTCGATGTAGACGACCGGTCGTGTGGGATCGTCCACGTCGGCGCCGCAGGGCGAGATCGAGTTGATGCCGGGGTTCGTCCCCACGTAGGTAAAGCCGTTTTTCAATGTGGCCGTGCCGAAGTCCCAGTTGGTGAGGGTGACGTCTTTGGTCCCGGTGCTGTTGACGGGGACGACGGCCTCAATCGTTTGTTCGTTCAGCTTTTTCACCGAGGTCGCCGGGACGCCGCCGAAGGTCACTTGCGGGAGAACGGTGATCGTCGAACCGGGGGTCAATGTCTTGGCGCCTTCAATGGTCTGGAAGGTGATTGGCGCTGACGTGTCGTTGCGGATCGTGTCGCGGAAGTCGGTACCTTTGATGACAACGGTGATGCCGCCCGTCGTGGCGCCGCTGTTCGGGGTCACCGAGGTGATCGTCGGTGTGCTTCCCGGCGCAACATAAAGGTACCCGTCTGCCTCGGTAAACCCGGAGCCGCCGTCCGGGTTGGAGACGACCACCCGTTTCCATCCCGCCGTGTGGGCCGGCGTGCGCACATAGACGTTCTTGTAAGCAGCGCCGTTGCTGGGATCGGGATCATCGGACGTGGGCAATACCTGGATCAGGGTCGCCTCTTTTCCGCCGATGAAGATCTTGCCGCCATCGCGGTAGTCGCTCACTTTGACGGTGATCTCTGTGCCGCCCGTCGTCGGGCCGTACCGGGGGGTGACGCTGTCGATCCGGGGATAGCTGTCAACCATCTTATAGGTATAGGCGCTTTTTAGAAGGGTCGTCGCGCCGTCGGGGTTCATGACGCGGACATCGACGGTGCCTGGTTGCCCATAGGGGGCTGGCGGGGTGAACACTTCAATGAGGTTGGCCGACACGCGGTGGGCTTTCACTTCTTGCGATCCGAAGTAAACGACCGTGTTATCGACCGTGTTGCCGTCGCTGCCGGCGCGTCCGTCGTTGCCGGTGCCGGGAATAAAGCCGCTTCCCAGAATGACCACGTAGGTGCCGCCGGTCACACTGCCGACGGAGGGCTGGAGGGTATCTGCTTTGGGGGTGCTCGATGTGTTTTTGTACTGGAAGCCCATATAGGGCGGGGAAGCGCTGGCGTCCCAGATGTTCATCACCCGGATGGGGATGGGGATGCCGATGTTGGTGTTGTCGTCGAGGAAAGGGTAGATCTCTTTGACGGCCGGGACGATGACATGCAGTTCCTTGTCACTGACCCGGGTGACCTTGCCTGGCCCGGAAACAGGTGTGTTGGCAAAGTAGACGACGGCGTCTTCGTCAAAGTCTTTGCCGGTGATGATCACTTCAATGTTGCCGCCCCTCGGCGATTTCGACGGGACGACGGAATCGATCTGGGGGGAGCGCTGGGGATCGCGGATGAAGAATCCGTCCTTGTAGGTGTAGCTTTCGCCGTCAGGGTTGGTGATGGTGATAAAGCCGTCATCGGTCGGGGTCAATGTTCCCGCCGGGAGACTGTCGGGCAGGTGGAAAAACAGTTCCGTCGGGGAGTTCCACTGGATGCTGTACACGTTGTCCACAACGGTATCGGGGACGGCGTAGTTGTTGATGCCGGCCTTGTCGTTGATCAGGATATGGATCCCTTTCATGAAGTCCTGGCCATAGAGCCGGACGATGTTGCCGCCCTTGGAGCCGATTTTCGACGGTTCCGGTTTGCTGATTTTCGGGAGGCTCAGGTAGGTGAACTGGACATCCTGTTCCTTCGTTTCGCCGCCGTCGGCGTTATGCACCTTGATTCGATAGGTGCCCGGTTCTGTCCACGTTGGGAAGGTGACCTCCAGGGTCTTGGGGTTGATGTACTTGACACTGCCCGCCGGCAGCGCCTGGTCGCCCACGAACACCTGTGGCGGTGTGCCGTTGGCGCTGCTGTAAAAGTCGGTCCCTCGCAGGTAGGTCTTGAAGGGCGTGTCCCGTTTTGTCTGGGCTAGCTTCGCCGGTGTAGCCGTGCTGTCGGGGTCGTCGACAAAACCGGAAAGGGTGGGCACGCTCTGGTAGGGCAGGTAGGTGAAGTATTTGTATGTACTCGTGCCGTAGCGGGTGATGACCTTCAGTTCCCATGAACCGGCCGGTCCAGGCGGCACTTTGACTCTCAGTTTGTTTTTTCCTTCAAGGGTAACCGTGCTGGAACTGTTCGACGTGTTTGATGGGCCGAAACGCACCTGCGGGTAGCTGGGAAGACCGGAGACCGTTCGGGAGGCGCCGTCAAATTGATCTTGGTCGAATTTATAGCCGTCATCATAGATGACGATCTCCTTCGGGTTTCCGTCGGTGCCGCGCCCATCGATGTAGGCCTGGCTGTCTGTTCCCTCGATCCGCAGTTGGTAGGGGTTCTTTACCAGCCAGAAGGCTTGCGGCTCGACGGAAAGGAAGCCATCGGTGTTTCGCACCCCGATCGAGACGGCTGTAAAGCCGGTCTGGTTGACCAGGTTCAATCCCGTCAACCGGACTTGGATGGATTGTTGCGTTCCTGTGGACTCATACTTTTCGATGGGATACTTGGTCCCGTTGATGTAGGCCTCCATGTCCTGAGTGCCGCTGGCCGTCTTGAAGTTGAGACCGGTGATCTTGATCAGATACCCTTTCTGGCCCGTCTGGTCGAAAAGATCGTCCGGATCGGCCGAGCCCCACTGTTTCTGCGGCGCCGATCCATCGGTCGGCGCGTAGGGAAACAGGTTTTCCACCGAATGGATGGTCGGCAGGTTGGGCGTGCCCCCCGGCCAGAAGTTCAAGGGACCGAAGACCTTTTGATAATACCGGTTGATCTCGACGGATGTGGCTTGACCGGTTAACTCGCTCGTCCCTTTGGCGATCTTGTTTTCTTCGCGAAGATAGGCGCTATAACTGCCGAATTTGGTTGTAACCGGAACGGGGAATTCGATTTTCGTTGAGTCGATAACAGTGGCCGTCTTCGGCGGCGAGTCGCCGGCATTGATGATATACGTTGTATCCGGATCAGTTTTAAAGTTGCTGCCGACGATTTGACGCGTGTCGGGATTGCTGACATCGATGTTGTATGAGCCGATCATATTGGTGATACTGAAGGGCGTATCCATATCGATGGCATTTTTGACGGTGACAAAGTCTCCCGTCCCTTTTGTGACCGTCAAGTCATACTTTTGCCCTGATGTTAATCCGGAAGGCAGATCGAGTGTTACGGTGCTGCTCGTGCCGGTGATCTTCGGAAATGTGAACTGACCGCCGCCGATGTCTACAGTGGCGCCTTCCAGAGACTGATTCGCCCGGATGATCATTTGCCGGGTCAACCCGTCGCCATAGCTGTAGTCGATGCTTTGAATGGCGAACGTCGCTGCTTCCGCCTTCGGCAGGAACAGCCCCGGCGCAGAGAAGATCTGCATGAGAAACAGCAGGAGCGTCAATGTGGCGCCGATTCGTTTTTTGCGTCTTGTTTGTGTCAACAAGGCGACATCCCCCTCTTCTAAGCCGATAGGCAAACACCCTCTAGCATGTTCGGTCTAGAGGGTGTTTGGCTGTGCAAACAAGATACCCACGGCAGCTTCGCTAGAAGATACAGTGGGTACGGAATGCTATCTAGCTTCTACTTAGCGCTTCAATCCATTCGCTTGTCCCAGCATCTCATCGGCCGTCTGAATCGCCTTGGTGTTCACCTCATAGGCGCGCTGGGCGGTGATCATGGACACCATCTCATCGACGACCTGCACGTTCGACGACTCCAGGTAGCGTTGGTTGATCGATCCCCGCCCGTCAGCGCCGGCGTCACCGCCGACAGCCTCGCCGGAAGCCGCCGATTGGGTCAGCAGGTTGCGGCCTTCCCGGTTCAGGCCGGCCGGGTTGGGGAAGGTGTACAGTTGGATGCGCTGGCCTGTATCGACCCGCTCGCCGTTGGCATCCTTATAGGAGATCATCCCTTCGGCGTTGATGTCCAGCTCCGTAGAACCCTCTGGCAAGGGATCAAAGCCATCGAGACGGAATCCGTCGGCATTGACCAAGTACCCCTCACTGTCCCGCTTGAAGCTCCCGTCGCGGGTGTAGAAGGGCACGGCGTCGTTGTTGGGGTTGGTGAGCCGGAAGTAGCCCTCCCCGGCGATCGCCAAGTCATAGGGGCTGTCCGTCTGGGTCATGTTGCCGCCTGTGGTGATCGTGGTGATCGAACTGGGCCGCACACCGGCGCCCACCTGCATCCCTGTGGGAACCTGGGCGGTGGCGGTCCGGAGCGTGCTGTAGAGCAGGTCCTGGAACTCGGCCCGGCTTTTTTTGTAACCGTTCGTGTTCACGTTGGCCAGGTTGTTGGAGATCGTGTCCATATTCAACTGCTGGGCGATCATGCCTGTCGCCGACGAGTACAGCGCTCGCATCATACCGGTTCACCCCTTGTAAAAATCTATCCTAGGCCTTTCCCAACTCTCCGCAGGCTTTTTCCAGCGTGCTGTCCTGGGATTGAATCGCTTTTTGGTTGGCTTCATAAGCCCGGGAGGCGGTGATCATCTGCACCATTTCCTGAACGACGTTGACGTTGGCCAATTCCAGGGCGCCCGGCTTGATTTCCCGCTCCCCGGCAGCCAGATCGCGCAGCCCGCCGCCGGCGCCCTGTTGATTCAGTCGATAGAGGCTGTCCCCCGCTTTGAGCAGCGGCGGCTCTTGCCCCGGCGCCAGTTCGTCATAGCCGACGACGCGCAGTTGGGCGACTTCGTTATCGCCGCTGAATACGCGCCCCTCGCTGTCAATCCGGATGGCGCCGCCGGATGGAACGGTGATATCGCCCGCCGTTCCCTGCACGGCATACCCTTCGGCAGTGACCAGGGCGCCATCGGCTCGCAGCGAGAACTGGCCGTCGCGGGTGTAGCGCTCCCCTTCCGGTGTGTTGACCACAAAAAAGCCCCGGCCCAGGATGGCGAGGTCTGTCGGATTTTGGGTCACCCGGACACCCGGGTTGCTCGTGTCTGTCCAGATCGCGTCGACGACAGCGCCGGTGCCCAGCCGGCCGATGACGGGGTTTTTCTCCGCCTGGCCGGGTTCCCCAGGGCTGAGGTCATGCATGCGACGGATGAGCATCTCTGGAAACTCCCGGAAGACGGCACGGTCTTTTTTGAAAGACACCGTGTTCACGTTGGCGAGGTTGTTGGCGATTACATCCTGATTCGTCTGTTGGACCAGCATTCCGGCAGCCGATGTGTAAAGACCGCGAATCAAAGCGCCCTTCACCTCTCCTTTGCGACTTGACGTTCGATCCGTTGGATCGTTTTTTCGGGATTCCGAATCTATCTCAGTGGAATCGTGAACGATGAATAGAGACTAGAAGCTTCTAAACCGTCTCTTTCATTATCGAAGGGGCTCGCTGGCGACTTTAGCGGCATTTTTTGGATTACCAAGATTCCTTTTTAAACGACTGTTCTTTTCAACTGTTCTTTATCTTTTTATATGTAGACAAAAGGTGTTCACCAAAGATCAGGCAAAAGCGCCGGGGTTATTGTCCCCGACGCTGCAAGACTTCCTGGAGATAGGCTCGAAACTCTTCCGCGAGATCGTCTCGTTGCAAAGCGTA comes from the Heliomicrobium gestii genome and includes:
- a CDS encoding S-layer homology domain-containing protein, with protein sequence MRKETRKIHALCVSAALLLTPLPTTLLMAAPAAAAQAVLPNQIAGVPYAQNLIQNGTFTDTAGHWAEEPLFMAGLHGLLVADSQGKANPDAPLSKRDALLGIAQLTGWMPDLQTPGKRPLTGDTWSVWGRRIIDVAQAKGLFGNPARPLTGTWDDPVTREELTLWVAKALQLSPIKEGPVNTYAYADWNLLNADSVPYIESALREGLINGRMQKGQMVFLPKQPVTRAEGAFVLVNGLKKALPAQNRAILPVSVNDIDDTDPAPGGASARRIHLVGPGGEKVALEINGATTDNPWGEGIAVWKDGAKDGYALAPGDQGELYTLPAINGQISGAYLLKILPGSRSFEGNLMNYEPQTGQIVILDPWGRLQQGQLSPGAHIWISGEERKMADIPGGAYLRVEAAGDRITTVTADLPVADPGAIPNESKIRQGRLSSIEANGVRITDEQGREAYYPYGPGVIVRQGQEFATLDDLTLGDPVTLRLSDYRGSDIAVIEIPVRNRKVEAVYQGTITNINPITKLVTLREVSKFAGGTWVAEAGQVQSRIGQTGAVSINGQPISKESFLRYGKGQKVIFSASDGFDGKTITRLAVLNGTMETFNDRVSKLDVPGGSLRLNVDGNYLSVDNSTIILRNGRLVDPKQLQNGDPILAFADATRSGYRAALITVDKDQIQTNNVEDGLVQGSIRSMDKDGKIVLHLYSRYKDNSWSRFSGTDGVNSIKPTYNTVVYDFRGVTPSRLPISDFLDQGPSGQFDDTYLYAFVQNGSVLAIALQADGPSTEQPPQDRTTLARIKSINSTDKTAVLEQVRDWSDASGRWLPNSTTPTVSLSSAVVIDKRDLINNSNLRVNDTCLFIRDSQSGEARFIFKQ
- the flgG gene encoding flagellar basal-body rod protein FlgG codes for the protein MMRALYSSATGMIAQQLNMDTISNNLANVNTNGYKKSRAEFQDLLYSTLRTATAQVPTGMQVGAGVRPSSITTITTGGNMTQTDSPYDLAIAGEGYFRLTNPNNDAVPFYTRDGSFKRDSEGYLVNADGFRLDGFDPLPEGSTELDINAEGMISYKDANGERVDTGQRIQLYTFPNPAGLNREGRNLLTQSAASGEAVGGDAGADGRGSINQRYLESSNVQVVDEMVSMITAQRAYEVNTKAIQTADEMLGQANGLKR
- a CDS encoding flagellar hook-basal body protein; translation: MKGALIRGLYTSAAGMLVQQTNQDVIANNLANVNTVSFKKDRAVFREFPEMLIRRMHDLSPGEPGQAEKNPVIGRLGTGAVVDAIWTDTSNPGVRVTQNPTDLAILGRGFFVVNTPEGERYTRDGQFSLRADGALVTAEGYAVQGTAGDITVPSGGAIRIDSEGRVFSGDNEVAQLRVVGYDELAPGQEPPLLKAGDSLYRLNQQGAGGGLRDLAAGEREIKPGALELANVNVVQEMVQMITASRAYEANQKAIQSQDSTLEKACGELGKA
- a CDS encoding IPT/TIG domain-containing protein, which produces MTQTRRKKRIGATLTLLLFLMQIFSAPGLFLPKAEAATFAIQSIDYSYGDGLTRQMIIRANQSLEGATVDIGGGQFTFPKITGTSSTVTLDLPSGLTSGQKYDLTVTKGTGDFVTVKNAIDMDTPFSITNMIGSYNIDVSNPDTRQIVGSNFKTDPDTTYIINAGDSPPKTATVIDSTKIEFPVPVTTKFGSYSAYLREENKIAKGTSELTGQATSVEINRYYQKVFGPLNFWPGGTPNLPTIHSVENLFPYAPTDGSAPQKQWGSADPDDLFDQTGQKGYLIKITGLNFKTASGTQDMEAYINGTKYPIEKYESTGTQQSIQVRLTGLNLVNQTGFTAVSIGVRNTDGFLSVEPQAFWLVKNPYQLRIEGTDSQAYIDGRGTDGNPKEIVIYDDGYKFDQDQFDGASRTVSGLPSYPQVRFGPSNTSNSSSTVTLEGKNKLRVKVPPGPAGSWELKVITRYGTSTYKYFTYLPYQSVPTLSGFVDDPDSTATPAKLAQTKRDTPFKTYLRGTDFYSSANGTPPQVFVGDQALPAGSVKYINPKTLEVTFPTWTEPGTYRIKVHNADGGETKEQDVQFTYLSLPKISKPEPSKIGSKGGNIVRLYGQDFMKGIHILINDKAGINNYAVPDTVVDNVYSIQWNSPTELFFHLPDSLPAGTLTPTDDGFITITNPDGESYTYKDGFFIRDPQRSPQIDSVVPSKSPRGGNIEVIITGKDFDEDAVVYFANTPVSGPGKVTRVSDKELHVIVPAVKEIYPFLDDNTNIGIPIPIRVMNIWDASASPPYMGFQYKNTSSTPKADTLQPSVGSVTGGTYVVILGSGFIPGTGNDGRAGSDGNTVDNTVVYFGSQEVKAHRVSANLIEVFTPPAPYGQPGTVDVRVMNPDGATTLLKSAYTYKMVDSYPRIDSVTPRYGPTTGGTEITVKVSDYRDGGKIFIGGKEATLIQVLPTSDDPDPSNGAAYKNVYVRTPAHTAGWKRVVVSNPDGGSGFTEADGYLYVAPGSTPTITSVTPNSGATTGGITVVIKGTDFRDTIRNDTSAPITFQTIEGAKTLTPGSTITVLPQVTFGGVPATSVKKLNEQTIEAVVPVNSTGTKDVTLTNWDFGTATLKNGFTYVGTNPGINSISPCGADVDDPTRPVVYIDATDLVYDGTGFIVRFGESNRPAGTGPYDVTKTRIGEDANGNAVAGTGIQVVTYDSTTRRGVYRVTVPLLSKLFNYYDANDPNNRIQIHIFNPDGQEKVWSGKFRMFNDEQGPVINSIEPASGSAIGGTPVRIKMTNLLIDWNKKEQWPYFVFGGIRVMPNNANTAINYPADPNKDLSNEPVRLITPGNSSTDQWEWEVVLPAYPWPTDAAWRDKNEFPVQVMAVNRLDCTSGVAAEPFIYTKPKGGLDLVGITPDRAPTDGNLPAVITAAINANSKGFVQEGGTPRVLFGTVEATVTNVTPKELSILIPPHEVGKVDITVINPDGSEGHLYQKFTYTTMPLIESIKPNAGPVSGGTEVVINGRGFVTGAKVTFGTAAATVLSAEDSVIRVKTPPGPAISGDTTKAVVDVTVTNPDGNSHTLTNGFTYYKDEGLPEEAPVIIAKAVSKDTIRVSWPAVNMAKAYEVEVSEGERGNYRLYENISTDHKQGDQLYSLVKGLIPKTKYWFRVRAISSLGAGPYSEEVSATTTDEGGFDGFGQSDSEIVTTPQGAKLILRKKVEKYYDLRSGAMGAAKTKAVSFTPDAQGYANPVLLDSGEWKVLIPPLAIRYNAGNMTDSQGTVQVGPAPAEQAERALLSNRFRRPISKVYEIQLIYEKDKDAFAPAYFNQALSLTLNYQAPPAGKMPSLYYYDGMSRTWTRVEAFVDPVAVSAAVNRAGYYAVFAD